Proteins from a single region of Pseudomonas quebecensis:
- a CDS encoding FecR domain-containing protein, translated as MSRDVARAAAQWLALLESGAATERDHAALQHWRDSHPQHEQTWQKAQTLRQRFSNLPPALAMASLDRPQPGRRAVLKRALGVAALVPTAWLISRQLPLEAWRADVRTATGERQRLPLADGASLQLNTATAVDVDLAQRHITLVDGELALNVPGAAAMTVYTRYGQLRVSQADVCVRQLAAGCRVSVLKGAVQVRDANGQVSTLRGGQQALLNATGLGASLPFDVLQLGWRDGVLTAQNQALGDFLRELERYRPGVLRWDPSLETLRVTGSFRLDDTDSVLGLLASTLGFEVHARTRYWVTLTAAGANA; from the coding sequence GTGAGCCGAGACGTAGCGCGCGCAGCGGCGCAGTGGCTGGCGCTGCTGGAGTCCGGCGCGGCCACCGAGCGCGATCATGCCGCGCTGCAACATTGGCGCGACAGCCATCCCCAGCACGAGCAGACCTGGCAAAAAGCCCAGACCTTGCGCCAGCGCTTCAGTAACTTGCCCCCGGCCCTGGCGATGGCCAGCCTTGACCGCCCGCAGCCAGGGCGGCGCGCGGTGCTCAAGCGTGCGTTGGGAGTGGCCGCCCTGGTGCCCACGGCGTGGCTGATCAGCCGTCAGTTACCTCTCGAAGCCTGGCGCGCCGATGTGCGCACCGCCACCGGCGAACGCCAACGCCTGCCATTGGCTGATGGCGCCAGCCTGCAACTCAATACCGCCACGGCAGTGGATGTGGACCTGGCACAGCGACACATCACCCTGGTTGACGGCGAGCTGGCGCTGAACGTGCCTGGTGCGGCTGCAATGACGGTTTACACCCGTTACGGGCAACTGCGGGTCAGCCAGGCCGACGTCTGCGTGCGGCAACTGGCCGCCGGCTGCCGCGTCTCGGTGCTCAAAGGCGCGGTGCAGGTGCGTGATGCGAACGGGCAGGTGTCCACGCTGCGGGGTGGCCAGCAAGCGCTATTGAATGCCACCGGTCTGGGCGCATCGCTGCCGTTCGACGTATTGCAACTGGGCTGGCGCGACGGCGTGCTGACCGCGCAGAACCAAGCCCTGGGAGATTTTTTGCGCGAGCTTGAACGCTACCGTCCCGGCGTGCTGCGCTGGGACCCCAGCCTTGAAACGCTGCGCGTTACCGGGAGTTTTCGGTTGGACGACACTGACAGCGTCCTGGGTTTGCTGGCCTCGACCTTGGGTTTTGAGGTGCACGCGCGCACGCGCTATTGGGTAACGCTGACAGCTGCCGGGGCAAACGCGTAA
- a CDS encoding sigma-70 family RNA polymerase sigma factor — protein sequence MNDAVVPTHAPEPTLSSLYRDHRSWLENWLRRRLGNAWDAADLSQDTFLRVLASAQPIAQVHEPRAYLVTVGKRLLVNFHQRRSLEQAYLNALSTLPEANVPSPEQRWLLLETLQALDELLDGLPVLVRRAFLWSQLEGLGYREIAERLDVSERTVKRYMAQAYEHCLLVAL from the coding sequence ATGAATGATGCCGTTGTCCCTACGCACGCCCCCGAACCGACGCTGTCGAGCTTGTACCGTGACCACCGCAGTTGGCTGGAAAACTGGCTGCGCCGGCGGCTGGGCAACGCCTGGGATGCGGCGGACCTGAGCCAGGATACATTTCTGCGGGTGTTGGCCAGTGCCCAGCCGATTGCGCAGGTGCACGAACCACGCGCGTACCTGGTGACGGTAGGCAAGCGTTTGCTGGTCAATTTCCATCAGCGGCGCAGCCTCGAACAGGCCTACCTGAATGCCCTGTCCACCTTGCCCGAAGCCAACGTGCCGTCGCCCGAACAGCGCTGGCTGCTGCTGGAAACCCTGCAGGCGCTGGATGAACTGCTCGACGGTTTGCCGGTGCTCGTGCGCCGTGCCTTTCTGTGGAGTCAATTGGAAGGCCTGGGTTATCGCGAGATCGCCGAACGCCTTGATGTGTCCGAGCGCACCGTCAAACGCTACATGGCTCAGGCCTACGAACATTGTCTGCTGGTGGCGCTGTGA
- a CDS encoding MalY/PatB family protein has protein sequence MSFDFDTIHSRLGTGSTKWSRYPEDVLPMWIADMDIAAPPAVLQALRERLDQQILGYSVAGPQVRQAIVDELWAKYAWRVLPEELLFLPGVEPGFNMALHAFVQPGQAVVLQTPNYRPIRLAPGHWNLPRIEVPFAFENGEYLTPLPAMRQALNGAGALLLSNPHNPIGKVFPREELLAVANACLDNGALIISDEIHAELCFDGRRHIPTASLSPAIAQRTITLMSASKAYNVAGLKTCFAVIQNAEIRERFNNARCGMVDSVSPLGLEATRAAYSQCGEWLDALLAYLQANRDYLMTAVRSRLPGVVMHAPQGTFLAWLDCSALGLEDPQQFFLEQAKVGLSAGIEFGDDSQQFVRLNFGCPRAMLEEGLQRMERALRER, from the coding sequence ATGAGCTTTGATTTCGACACGATCCACTCCCGCCTCGGCACCGGCAGCACCAAGTGGAGCCGTTACCCGGAAGACGTGTTGCCGATGTGGATCGCCGACATGGACATCGCCGCGCCGCCGGCGGTGCTGCAAGCCCTGCGCGAGCGTCTCGACCAGCAGATCCTCGGCTACAGCGTGGCCGGCCCGCAGGTGCGCCAGGCCATCGTCGACGAATTGTGGGCCAAGTACGCCTGGCGCGTGCTGCCCGAAGAACTGCTGTTCCTGCCCGGCGTCGAACCTGGCTTCAATATGGCGCTGCACGCCTTTGTGCAGCCCGGCCAAGCGGTGGTGTTGCAAACCCCCAACTACCGGCCGATTCGTCTGGCGCCGGGCCACTGGAACCTGCCACGCATCGAAGTGCCGTTTGCATTCGAAAACGGTGAATACCTGACCCCGTTGCCCGCGATGCGTCAGGCACTGAATGGCGCGGGAGCGCTGCTGCTGAGCAACCCGCACAACCCCATCGGCAAAGTATTCCCACGCGAAGAACTGCTGGCCGTGGCGAACGCCTGCCTGGACAACGGTGCATTGATCATCAGCGACGAAATCCACGCCGAACTGTGCTTCGATGGCCGCCGCCACATCCCTACCGCCAGCTTGAGCCCGGCCATCGCACAGCGCACGATTACGCTGATGTCGGCGAGCAAGGCCTATAACGTCGCGGGCCTGAAAACCTGCTTTGCGGTGATCCAGAACGCCGAGATCCGCGAGCGTTTCAACAACGCGCGCTGCGGCATGGTCGACAGCGTCAGCCCCTTGGGCCTGGAAGCGACCCGCGCCGCTTACAGCCAATGCGGCGAGTGGCTCGACGCGCTGCTCGCGTACCTGCAGGCCAACCGCGACTATCTGATGACGGCGGTGCGCAGCCGCTTACCCGGCGTGGTGATGCATGCGCCGCAAGGTACCTTCCTGGCCTGGCTGGATTGCAGCGCTCTGGGCCTGGAAGATCCGCAGCAATTCTTCCTGGAACAGGCTAAGGTCGGTTTGAGCGCAGGCATTGAGTTTGGTGATGACAGCCAACAATTCGTGCGCCTGAATTTCGGCTGCCCACGGGCGATGCTGGAAGAAGGCCTGCAACGCATGGAGCGGGCGCTGCGCGAACGCTGA
- a CDS encoding TOBE domain-containing protein, translating into MTIKAINVRNQFKGVIKEILLGEVVSEIDVQTASGIVTSVITTRSVRDLELKVGSEVIAFVKSTEVSIAKL; encoded by the coding sequence ATGACCATCAAAGCGATCAACGTGCGCAACCAGTTCAAGGGTGTGATCAAGGAAATCCTGTTAGGGGAGGTGGTGTCGGAAATCGACGTGCAGACCGCGTCCGGTATTGTCACCTCGGTCATCACCACCCGCTCGGTGCGCGACCTGGAATTGAAAGTGGGCAGTGAAGTGATTGCCTTTGTGAAGTCCACCGAAGTGTCCATCGCCAAACTCTAG